In Trichoderma breve strain T069 chromosome 4, whole genome shotgun sequence, the following proteins share a genomic window:
- a CDS encoding sir2 family domain-containing protein: protein MGEEGPPLVTNSMDSTPADASASAETSTANHPMAPHNDIEAFHQVLKSSRRILALCGAGLSASSGLPTFRGAGGFWRNYDATQLATVRAFKMDAGIVWLFYSYRRHLALKAEPNMGHRALAALARRNMDFLCLTQNVDNLSQRAEHPSSQLKSLHGSLYDIKCSNESCDWIQKGNFDDPFCAALAPASVDMPNGEPLPLLDPYHRVKHIGEDEIPKCPQCKKGIQRPGVVWFGEDLDANMMMDISAWMRAEPIDLMFVIGTSAQVYPAASYIDKARKRGARIVTINPEAEDEAEMYKIKPGDFAFGRDAAECLPILLEPVIGKPNEDGEFGMP, encoded by the exons ACAAACTCAATGGATTCCACACCGGCAGACGCAAGCGCAAGCGCAGAAACGAGCACAGCGAACCACCCGATGGCGCCTCACAACGATATCGAGGCCTTTCACCAAGTGTTAAAGTCTAGCCGCCGTATCCTCGCTCTTTGTGGAGCGGGCCTCTCGGCGTCCTCAGGTCTTCCTACTTTCCGTGGCGCTGGAGGATTTTGGCGAAACTACGATGCCACACAGCTGGCGACGGTACGAGCCTTCAAGATGGACGCTGGGATAGTATGGTTGTTTTATTCATATCGAAGACACCTTGCCCTCAAGGCAGAGCCGAACATGGGGCATAGAGCCTTGGCCGCGTTGGCCAGGCGGAACATGGACTTTCTGTGCTTGACGCAGAATGTCGACA ACCTCTCGCAGCGAGCAGAAcatccttcttcacaacTCAAGTCTCTGCACGGCTCCCTCTATGACATCAAGTGCTCAAACGAGAGCTGCGACTGGATACAAAAAGGAAACTTTGACGATCCTTTTTGTGCGGCGCTCGCTCCCGCCTCTGTGGATATGCCCAATGGCGAGCCGCTCCCACTGCTGGACCCGTATCATAGAGTTAAGCATATCGGAGAGGATGAAATTCCCAAGTGTCCTCAATGCAAGAAAGGAATTCAAAGACCCGGAGTTGTTTGGTTTGGTGAGGACTTGGATGCGAatatgatgatggatataTCGGCATGGATGCGTGCTGAGCCAATA GACCTCATGTTCGTCATTGGAACTTCTGCACAGGTTTATCCGGCTGCTAGTTATATCGACAAGGCGAGAAAGCGTGGCGCGCGTATCGTCACCATCAACCCCGAAGCGGAAGACGAGGCGGAAATGTACAAGATAAAGCCGGGCGACTTTGCGTTTGGCAGAGATGCAGCCGAATGTCTGCCTATTCTACTAGAGCCTGTTATCGGCAAGCcgaatgaagatggcgaatTTGGAATGCCCTAA